ATTGATTCACGTCATTGATCGTACGGTCAAAAAACATCCCGCAGCACGCGGCATAAATGACCATCACAATCAACCCCGCTTTTGAGCAGAAACTTCCTGCCGTAAAAGGTGCGGCCTGCTCGTCCGGCCAAGGGCTGGCCCCGTATGTCGCGGCCCGGTTCATCTCAATGGGTATTTATCCTGAAAATGCATTGACGTGGATTGTGCCGCAAAGAGCCCTCTGAGGTAAAGAAAAGTTTCACGGTAAAAAGTCCGCGAAGGAACGTAAATTGCTCGGAGTTTTAAAATAAGCCAATGGTAGGGATGGATGGCTTAATTTTCAGCTGAGCATTTCATTCTCCAACCACTGCTGGATACCGGAGTCAGGCGGGTCGGGCACACACTCAAATTGCCTTGAAGAGACTACTGGGCTGCGCCGTTTTTGGTGGGGGCGGTGTTGGTGGTGTTAGCGGAATCGGGTTGGGTAGAGATTTGGGGTTTGTCTTGGGTGTCAGGAGTTGGTTTTTTGGCTGGTGTGGAAGGGGTTTTATTCTGGTCGTCAGCCGGAGTTTTTTTGTTTACGGGCGGGTTTTGAGATTTGGTGGATGAGGAGGAGTTTGTTGTTGAATTCGACTTGGATGTTGAAGCTTTAGCGGGTTGTTTTTTGGCAGGGGCGGGAGTGGGGGCAGTTTTTGTTTCTGTTGGTTTCTCCGAAGCTTTCACTTTTTGTTCGGTTTTCTGGGTATTTTTAGTTACGGGAATGGCAGGGGGAGTGGGCTTGTCATTTTTATTAGCTCCTGCATTTTTTGCTGTGGGGGAACCGGTTTTATGCTGGGCAGGTTTTTGAGAGGCGTTACCGATTTGTGCGGGGGGCACAGGATTCATGGGTTGTGAAGCAGGGGAAAAAGGGACTTGGTTGGGGTTAGAGGGATTCCACCCACCACCGAGGGCTTTGTAGAGGGAAATGACAGAGCCCAGATACTGGGAGCGGAGCTGGGAGAGCTGGAGCTGGGCATTAAAGAGGGCATTTTCCGCGTCGATGACGTCGAGGTAACTGACGATGCCCTGGTCATACTGGAGGGAAGCGACTTGGTAAGCCCGGGCGAGGGCGGCGACCTGGATCTGGACGGCCTCGACTTGTCTGCGGTACGTGCTCACGGCCAAGAGCAAATTGCTGGTTTCATTAAAGGCATTTAGGATGACTTTTTCATATTGGTATAGGGCGGCATCCGCTTGGGCGCGGGCGGCCTCGACCTGGGCTTTATTACGGCCAAAGTCTAAGACTTGCACACTCATGCCCAGACCGACGGAAAGGGCGCGGGTAATATCCGGGCTGGCGATGCCGAGGAGGCTGGTCAGGTCAAATTGGGGAAAACGGTTAGCCACATTAAATCCGATAAAAGCAGTGGCGGCTGCGAGTTCATGCTCGGCGAGCATGATGTCCGGACGACGGTCGAGGAGTTTGCTCGGGAGTCCGGCAGGCACTTGGGCCGGGAGTTTTTGCTGGTCGATAGGCAGGCCACGGGGTATTTTGCCGGGGTATTGTCCGAGGAGGATCTGGAGATTATTCTCCTGTTGACCGACCTCGCGTTGCAGGGCTGTGGCTTGGCTGATGACAGCCTGGAGCTCGGCTTCGAAGCGTTTGACATCCAGATCCGAGACGACGCCGAGGTCACCGCGGGCTTTGGCGATCCGATAGGCTTCGGAACGGGAGACGACAGTTTCTTTGGCGATCCGGTATTGGTTATCCAGATCGCGCAGAGTAAAATAGCTGATAGCGACCTCGGAAACCAGGGAGATGATCACCGCCCGTTTAAAGTCTTCCTGAGCAAAATATTGTTCACGCGATACCTGAGTAGCCCGGCGCAATTTGCCGAAAATATCGATTTCCCAAGAGATCTGGCCCCCGGCAGAATAAGACTTATAAAACCCGTAAGAAAACGGGACTCCGCCGGAACCATTATTACCGATGGCATTTAGCTGGTCAGCCCCACCGTAACTGCCCACGGCATTAACCTGGGGGAGTTGGTTAGCCTTGGAATTAGCGAGATTTGCCCGAGCTTGCTCGACACGGGCAGTAGCGATTTTCAGGTCTTTATTTTGTTTGAGTGCGACGTCGATGAGTTTGGTCAGTTCCGGGTCATTAAAAAGGGTCCACCAATCTTTATTAGCGATATTTTCCTCGGAAACTTTTGTCCCGCTGAAACGCCACGTGTCGGGGGTGCCGGTATCAGGGCGTTTATAGTCAGGCCCGACAGTACACGACGAGGTAGCCAGTGGCAGGAGGGCTGCTAGTGCGAGCTTTAAAAATGGATTAAACTTTTTGTTAAGCTTCATGTCAGGGTTTTGGTTCTTCATGTTCGGGCCGGGGCTCGGGGTCTTCGGCCATCATGTCATCATGTGTCACGGGAGTATCGATGGGATCATGCGTGGGAGTCACCTCGGTCAAAGCTCCATCTGCGGGTGTGGGGGAAGGTTCCGCCGTGGCCCTATGCCCCCCGTCCTTTTGTTTATTCTGGTGGGTCACGCTATAGATAAGGAAAAAGAATAACGGAACAAAAAAGACGGCCATTAGGGTCGCTGCCAACATTCCACCGAAAACACCTGTTCCGATGGCATGACGGCTATTTGCACCGGCTCCGCTTGCCGTCATCAGGGGGACAATACCGAGGATGAAGGCGAATGAGGTCATGAGGATCGGGCGGAAACGCAAACGGGCGGCTTGGATGGCTGCTTCATGGATAGATTTACCTTCATGCACGAGTTGGTTAGCGAATTCGACAATTAAAATGGCGTTTTTGGCCGCTAGTCCCACGAGGGTGAGCATCCCGATGCCGAAATAAATATCATTATCCACACCGCGGATGAATACAGCCAAGAAGGCACCAAAAATCCCGAGTGGCACAGCCAAGAGCACGGCAAAAGGAATCGCCCAGCTTTCATATTGGGCGGCCAAGACCAAGAAAACCATGACCATACCAAAGGCCATAATCAATCCGGCTTTTCCACTGGCTTCCTTTTCTTGGTAAGAAGTATTACTCCAAGCGTAGTTAAGTCCTTCAGGAATGAGTTCCTTTTTAGCGAGGTCTTCCAGGGCATTCATCGCTTGGCCGGAGCTGTAACCTTCGCGTGGTGAACCGGTCACCTGTGCGGTATTAAATCCGTTGAAATTAAAGACCGTATCCGGCCCGCTGACGATTTTGTAGGAAGCCACGGTATTAACCGGCATCATTTGGCCGGATATGTCTGAACGCACATAAATATTATTAATATCATCGGGTTTCATACGGTAGTCCATGCTCCCTTGGGCGAGGACTTGGTAGACTTGGCCGGACATAAAAAAGTCGTTAATGTAATAAGAGCCAAAGTAGGTCTGGAGGGTATTAAAGACATTCAGGATATTCAGCCCGAGGGATTTTGCCTTGTCGCGGTCCACGTCGAGATAGACTTGGGGGACATTAATATTAACCATGGTATTTGCCCCGGCGATTTCGGGCATTTCATTAGCCTTGGCGACGAAATCCTTGGATTTACCGACAAAATCTTTGTAGGGGAGATTAGCGGTATTTTGGAGCTGGAAAGAAAATCCGCCGACACTGGAGAGGCCTTGGATCGCGGGGGCATTAAAGGAAAAGGCGAGAGCCTCGGGGATCTGGGCGAGCTCCATGGATGTTTTTTTCAGGATTGCCCAGACATTTTCTGTCTTAAGATTGCGTTTTTTGAAGTCATCGAGGATCACATAGAAGGTCGCTTGGTTTTGGCCGCGCGAACTGAAAGCAAAATTCTGCCCGGTAAAGGTCAGGACATATTTGATTCCCGGGGTTTTTTCAAAGAGAGTCTCGATTTTTTTGACGGTTTCCATGGTTCTTTGCATGGAGGAGCCGTCCGGTAGCTGCACGACAGAGACGAAGTATCCCTGGTCTTCCTCGGGGATGAATGCGGTAGGGACTTTCCGGGCCAGGAATACGGCGGAGACAACCACGCAGAGGAATACAATGACGGCGATATACCAGAAGCGCAGGACCACACCGACCCCGGCGGTATAGACGTTTGTTATGGAATCAAAAACACGGTTAAAGACACCAAAGAAACCTTTTTTAGACTCATGTTCGCGGGGTTTGAGGAGGATGGCGCAAAGGGCGGGGGTGAAGGTCAGGGCGACTATCCCTGAGAGGACGACAGCGATAGCGATGGTGAGAGCAAATTGCTGGTACATTTCCCCGGTGAGTCCGCCCATGAATGCCACGGGGATAAAGACCGAACAAAGCACGAGGACAATGGCCACCAATGCGCCGGAAACTTCGTCCATGGCCTTTTTAGCGGCTTCTTTCGCGGAGAGATGCTCGAGGTCCATGATGCGCTCGACATTTTCCACGACGACAATGGCATCATCGACGACGATACCGATGGCCAGTACCAACGCAAAAAGGGTGAGGAGATTGATCGAGAAGCCTAAAATGGCCAACCCAGCCATGGTCCCGATCAAGGAGACAGGGACGGCGATACAGGGGATCAAGGTGGCACGCCAATTCTGCAGGAAGACAAAAACCACGATAAAGACCAGGATCATCGCTTCCACCAAGGTGTGGATGACTTCTTCGATAGAAAGATCGACGAAAACGGTGGTGTCGTAGGGGACTTGGTATTTGACGCCGTGGGGGAAGGCCAGTTGCAAATTGTCCATGAGGGATCGCAGGTTTTTAATGGTGGACAAGGCATTTGCCCCCGGCTCGAGATAGACGGGGATCAGGGCGATGGGTTTGCTATTCATGCGCCCGGACATTGTGTAGGACTGGGCGCCCATCTCGATAGTGGCGATGTCTTTGAGTAGGACATTCGAGCCGTCGGGATTAGCGCGGACTATGACGTTTTCAAATTCGGTAATTTTGTTATAGCGGCCTTGGGTGATGACATTCATCGTCATCTGTGTGCTGTCAGGTGCGGGTTGCGCACCGACTTGGCCGCCGGGATATTCCGAGTTTTGCTCTTGAATGATATTGGCGATGTCACTGACGGTGATTTTGAGTTTGGCCATCTTGAGCGGGTCGAGGATCAGGCGCATGGCGTAGTTAAATGTCCCGTAAACCATGGCGTTACCGACACCTTTGACACGTTTGATGGGGTTAACGATCTGTTGGATAGCGTAGTTCGCTAGGAAAATCTGGTCGTAACGGGGGTCGTCGGAGGTGATGGCGACGACAGCCAGCATCGCCGTGGACTGTTTGTTGATCTGGATACCTTGTTTGACGACGCTTTCTGGTAGCTGGGGCTGGGCGATGGACAAGCGGTTCTGTAGATCGACGGCGGCGATGTCCTGGTCGGCCCCGATATTAAAAAAGGCATTCAGGATCATCTGTCCGTCACTGGTATTAAAGGAATTAAAGTAAATGAGGTTTTGAATGCCGCTGACTTGGTTTTCGATGGGGGAAGCGACGGCGAGGGCTACAGTTTCAGCATCGGCCCCGGGATACATCGCCACGAGCTGGACCGACGACGGGACGATATTTGGGTATTGCTCGACGGGCAAGTTTGTCGCAGCAAGCAGTCCCACCAGTACGATCACGATGGAAATGACAGATGCGAAAATCGGTCGATCGATGAAAAAACGTGGGCCCATAGGGATCTATTATTTCTTGGTCTCCGTCGGGGCCTGATAAGGTACTGTTTTTACTATTGCCCCCGGACGCACTTTTTGAATCCCGTCAACAACAAGGGTTTCGCCTCCATCGAGTCCACCCTCGATTAACCAGTCATTGCCGACATAACGCAAGAGCTTGAGTGTGCGGGCCTCGATTTTTGATTCACTATTTACGATATAAACAAATGCCCCTTGAGGCTCTTGGAGAACCGCTTTTTGTGGGATGACAATCGAGTCATTCCGGGTGGCGCCGACCATGGTCACCTGCAAGTATTGGCCGGGAATAATCAAAAATGAGGGATTTGGAAAAATCGCACGCAGTGGATAGGAGTCCGTTTGAGTGTCGAGTTGCGTCGCGGTAAAGTCGATTTTCCCCGTTTCAGGATATTCCGTACCGTCTGTGAAATTTGCTTTGATCGTAAATTGGTCAAAGGGCATGTCGGTGAGTTTGCCAGATTCGGTGAGTTTACGGTATTGAAGCAGGGCACTTTCAGGTACACGGTAGTAGATATAGATAGGATCGAGGATTTGGAGGTCGGTGAGCTTGGTATTTTGAGCAGTGACATTACTCCCTTCATTCACCATGGTTTTTCCGATGCGCCCATCCAAGGGGGCGACGATGAGGGAGTATCCGAGATTGATTTTGGCGTTATCCAGCGCAGCGACAGAGGCCTCGAGGTCAGCTTTTGTGGACTCCACTTGTGCGGTGACATCATCGAGGTCTTTGGCGGCCACGGCTTTGGTCGCTACAAGAGGCTCATAACGGGCATAAGTTTTTTTGGCCAGTTCATAACGGGCGGCGGCCTGCTCGACTTTTGCTTGGGAATCGCGCACAGCCGCTTCGAACGGAGCCGGATCGATCAGATAAAGTTTATCACCCTTTTTAACAAATGTACCTTCTATGTAGAAACGTTTGGTAATGATCCCGGACACACGCGGGAGGATTTCAATATTTTTAGTGGCATCAGCTTGGCCGATGAATGACTCAGTGATCGGAATGGATTTAGGTACGACTTTGATCACACTGACGGTGGGAGTGGGACGCTCGGGGGCAGCTGGCTTTTTATCACATCCGGCGAATACAAGGAGGCAGGCGCAGAGTGCGGCATGCGTGAGTGGGAAGGATGGCCTGAGTGACATAGAACTTCATTTATTAAGTGGTTTATTAGATGTGTAAATCCAAAAAAGAGTTTTTTTATAAAAAAGAGTAAAACATGCCTGATTTTAAAGGGTAAAAACGATTTTTGATGAGTTTATAATCCGAGATATATAACAATAAAGAAGAAGTATTTATAAAATAATTTACGCAAAATTATTAGATGTATAACGGAAAACTGTTTGGGCCAGTGTTACGAATGAGAGAATATCAAGAGGAATGCTTGTTATCACTTAAATAAACTTGCCTGGATTCAGAATATCTTTGGGGTCGAGAGCGGATTTGACCTGTTTGTGCAATTTGCGCAGGGAGGGATTAGCAGCAATGGGCCACCAGGGTTTTTTCGCTAGACCGATGCCGTGTTCGCCAGTGATGGCACCTCCCCAGTGGATAATTTGCGTGAAGAGCAGATCGAGCATTTGATCCGATTTCTTGCGTTCGATCCGGCTTTTGTCGTCGATCATGATATTGACATGGATATTGCCGTCACCGGCGTGGCCGAAGCAGGCCACAGGAATGCCGTTATCCTTTTGCAATTTGCTCGTGAACTTGAAGAGTTCGACCAATTTACTGCGCGGCACGACGATATCTTCATTGAGTTTATGTAGGCCCGTGGCTTTTAGACTTTGAGAGAATTGGCGGCGGAGATTCCAGATATTGTCGCAATTTGCCTCACCGATAGCGGAGCGGATGTCGAACCCCCCGTTTTTCTGGATCAAACTTTGTAGCTCGGGTAATTCGCTTTTTACAGCGGAGTGGCGCCCGTCGATTTCCACCAAGAGGAAAGCATGGCCCTTGGGGATTTTATCTGAACCGAGGTATTTCCTCGCGGCACGCAGGGTCCATTCATCGGCCAGCTCGAGGGCGGAGGGCAGGTGCCCGCCGTTCAGGATCGCATCCACGCAATTTGCGGCGGCAGACATGGTTTTAAAGGATACGGCTAAGGCTCCGCGGGTTTGTGGTCGGGGAATGAGGCGGATGGTGGCTTCGGTGATGACCCCGAGGAGACCTTCTGATCCGACGAAAAGTTCAGTCAGACTAAATCCCGATTTATTTTTATGGCAGCGCCCACCTGTCCTGACGATGGTGCCGTCAGCGAGGACTATCTCCATGCCGAGGACGTAATGTTTGGTGACGCCGTATTTGAGACAGTGGGGTCCCCCGGCATTTGTAGCGATATTCCCCCCGATGGAGCTGTCTGCATAACTGGCCGGATCCGGCGGGTAATACCAGCCTACCGCCGCCGCGGCATCATCGATTGATTTTGTAATCACACCCGGTTGGACGACAGCGACCCCGTCGCGTGGGTTCATGTCGAGGATTTCATTCATCCGCGCTGTGGACAGAGAGATGCCACCCTTTGCCGGGACACACCCACCGACGTATCCGTACCCGGCCCCGCGAGTGGTCACGGGAATATTATTTTTCTGGGCGAAAGCCAGGATAATGGACACTTCCTTAGTGGAACGTGGCAGGGCCACCGCCTCGGGAAGGTGACGTGCGAACCATTTGTCGCCTGCGTGGGCCTCGAGGGTTTTTGTGTCGAGGCGGATGGTTGCTTTGGGTAGGAGTCGGGAGAGCTTATGATATAATGAGGGTGTGTCCATAATCAAGATGCGGTAGTGCCCCGATAGATGCGCGGGACGCGTTTGGTAATGCCGGTGAAGATCTCGTAGGAAATCGTGTCGCTCCATTTGGCGAGATGATCAGCGGTGATTTCGAGGTTCCCCTGTTTTCCGATCAGGGTGACTTCATCCCCGGTTTTTACGGCGGGCAATTTGCTCACATCGACCATGATCTGATCCATGGTGACGCGCCCGAGCTGGCGGCAGAGGACACCGCCGACAAGGACACAGGCCCGGTCCGATGCTT
The Verrucomicrobiota bacterium DNA segment above includes these coding regions:
- a CDS encoding FAD-linked oxidase C-terminal domain-containing protein, coding for MDTPSLYHKLSRLLPKATIRLDTKTLEAHAGDKWFARHLPEAVALPRSTKEVSIILAFAQKNNIPVTTRGAGYGYVGGCVPAKGGISLSTARMNEILDMNPRDGVAVVQPGVITKSIDDAAAAVGWYYPPDPASYADSSIGGNIATNAGGPHCLKYGVTKHYVLGMEIVLADGTIVRTGGRCHKNKSGFSLTELFVGSEGLLGVITEATIRLIPRPQTRGALAVSFKTMSAAANCVDAILNGGHLPSALELADEWTLRAARKYLGSDKIPKGHAFLLVEIDGRHSAVKSELPELQSLIQKNGGFDIRSAIGEANCDNIWNLRRQFSQSLKATGLHKLNEDIVVPRSKLVELFKFTSKLQKDNGIPVACFGHAGDGNIHVNIMIDDKSRIERKKSDQMLDLLFTQIIHWGGAITGEHGIGLAKKPWWPIAANPSLRKLHKQVKSALDPKDILNPGKFI
- a CDS encoding efflux RND transporter periplasmic adaptor subunit, which codes for MSLRPSFPLTHAALCACLLVFAGCDKKPAAPERPTPTVSVIKVVPKSIPITESFIGQADATKNIEILPRVSGIITKRFYIEGTFVKKGDKLYLIDPAPFEAAVRDSQAKVEQAAARYELAKKTYARYEPLVATKAVAAKDLDDVTAQVESTKADLEASVAALDNAKINLGYSLIVAPLDGRIGKTMVNEGSNVTAQNTKLTDLQILDPIYIYYRVPESALLQYRKLTESGKLTDMPFDQFTIKANFTDGTEYPETGKIDFTATQLDTQTDSYPLRAIFPNPSFLIIPGQYLQVTMVGATRNDSIVIPQKAVLQEPQGAFVYIVNSESKIEARTLKLLRYVGNDWLIEGGLDGGETLVVDGIQKVRPGAIVKTVPYQAPTETKK
- a CDS encoding multidrug efflux RND transporter permease subunit, yielding MGPRFFIDRPIFASVISIVIVLVGLLAATNLPVEQYPNIVPSSVQLVAMYPGADAETVALAVASPIENQVSGIQNLIYFNSFNTSDGQMILNAFFNIGADQDIAAVDLQNRLSIAQPQLPESVVKQGIQINKQSTAMLAVVAITSDDPRYDQIFLANYAIQQIVNPIKRVKGVGNAMVYGTFNYAMRLILDPLKMAKLKITVSDIANIIQEQNSEYPGGQVGAQPAPDSTQMTMNVITQGRYNKITEFENVIVRANPDGSNVLLKDIATIEMGAQSYTMSGRMNSKPIALIPVYLEPGANALSTIKNLRSLMDNLQLAFPHGVKYQVPYDTTVFVDLSIEEVIHTLVEAMILVFIVVFVFLQNWRATLIPCIAVPVSLIGTMAGLAILGFSINLLTLFALVLAIGIVVDDAIVVVENVERIMDLEHLSAKEAAKKAMDEVSGALVAIVLVLCSVFIPVAFMGGLTGEMYQQFALTIAIAVVLSGIVALTFTPALCAILLKPREHESKKGFFGVFNRVFDSITNVYTAGVGVVLRFWYIAVIVFLCVVVSAVFLARKVPTAFIPEEDQGYFVSVVQLPDGSSMQRTMETVKKIETLFEKTPGIKYVLTFTGQNFAFSSRGQNQATFYVILDDFKKRNLKTENVWAILKKTSMELAQIPEALAFSFNAPAIQGLSSVGGFSFQLQNTANLPYKDFVGKSKDFVAKANEMPEIAGANTMVNINVPQVYLDVDRDKAKSLGLNILNVFNTLQTYFGSYYINDFFMSGQVYQVLAQGSMDYRMKPDDINNIYVRSDISGQMMPVNTVASYKIVSGPDTVFNFNGFNTAQVTGSPREGYSSGQAMNALEDLAKKELIPEGLNYAWSNTSYQEKEASGKAGLIMAFGMVMVFLVLAAQYESWAIPFAVLLAVPLGIFGAFLAVFIRGVDNDIYFGIGMLTLVGLAAKNAILIVEFANQLVHEGKSIHEAAIQAARLRFRPILMTSFAFILGIVPLMTASGAGANSRHAIGTGVFGGMLAATLMAVFFVPLFFFLIYSVTHQNKQKDGGHRATAEPSPTPADGALTEVTPTHDPIDTPVTHDDMMAEDPEPRPEHEEPKP
- a CDS encoding efflux transporter outer membrane subunit, yielding MKLNKKFNPFLKLALAALLPLATSSCTVGPDYKRPDTGTPDTWRFSGTKVSEENIANKDWWTLFNDPELTKLIDVALKQNKDLKIATARVEQARANLANSKANQLPQVNAVGSYGGADQLNAIGNNGSGGVPFSYGFYKSYSAGGQISWEIDIFGKLRRATQVSREQYFAQEDFKRAVIISLVSEVAISYFTLRDLDNQYRIAKETVVSRSEAYRIAKARGDLGVVSDLDVKRFEAELQAVISQATALQREVGQQENNLQILLGQYPGKIPRGLPIDQQKLPAQVPAGLPSKLLDRRPDIMLAEHELAAATAFIGFNVANRFPQFDLTSLLGIASPDITRALSVGLGMSVQVLDFGRNKAQVEAARAQADAALYQYEKVILNAFNETSNLLLAVSTYRRQVEAVQIQVAALARAYQVASLQYDQGIVSYLDVIDAENALFNAQLQLSQLRSQYLGSVISLYKALGGGWNPSNPNQVPFSPASQPMNPVPPAQIGNASQKPAQHKTGSPTAKNAGANKNDKPTPPAIPVTKNTQKTEQKVKASEKPTETKTAPTPAPAKKQPAKASTSKSNSTTNSSSSTKSQNPPVNKKTPADDQNKTPSTPAKKPTPDTQDKPQISTQPDSANTTNTAPTKNGAAQ